The sequence TTCGAACTCGCAAGCTCTTTAATCCGTTTTCTATTACTTCCTCCATACGGGTTGAACCCATGCTTTTCTCCCACAGGATTCAAATATTTTGGCGCGAACATAAGTTTCGGTGCCATCGAAGGAGTAACTCGGGGTTAGGCTTGTGTCAATTTTCAGGAGTTGGCCATCTTGTCCTAGAAATAGTGTTGTAAAAAGCGAGCCGAAGTGGCACTGAATTCGTAGGGAATATTCCGTGTCCGTAACTTCGATTTCGTCGAGAATTATGCCTGTGGAAGAATAGAAGTCGCCATTTATGAGGGCTTGCTGAATAGCTTCGGGAGTTTTTTTATCGGCTCGAACGACAACCCAGCCTTTGCCTGGAAGCGCAAGATTTTGATAATCCGCCCAGTTTGGACAGTGAATAGTGTGGCAATCATCGGTTGCGGTGCCGAAAATTTTCATCCCAGCCGAAAGCAGTTGGCCCCAAAGCTCATCTGTACTCGGCTTGTCTCCGCCGCCAAGGTTGTTATTGTTTGGGTAGCAGTTGCTGACCTCAATCAACTTGATGCCCTTGGTAGGGGTTATATCGCTGGAATTTAGGTTCCAACCAATGTTTGGGTGATTTATCTGGGAAATAGCGCCGCAATCGCTAACAGTCTCTGAAATGGTTTGGAGAGTTTCGCTCATTGTGGCTTTGGCAGTAGGGTTCTTGAAGCTATATGGGATTCCCAAAGCATTGACTTCTGCCCAACGTCCATCAGCAATTCCAATACCGATCTCAGTCCCCGTCATCACGAGAATATCTTCATTTTTAAATTCCTCCACCGATGTAA is a genomic window of bacterium containing:
- a CDS encoding CehA/McbA family metallohydrolase, with the protein product MAWFKGSLHTHSTNSDGDASPAELVEVYAALGYDFLYITDHVLVTSVEEFKNEDILVMTGTEIGIGIADGRWAEVNALGIPYSFKNPTAKATMSETLQTISETVSDCGAISQINHPNIGWNLNSSDITPTKGIKLIEVSNCYPNNNNLGGGDKPSTDELWGQLLSAGMKIFGTATDDCHTIHCPNWADYQNLALPGKGWVVVRADKKTPEAIQQALINGDFYSSTGIILDEIEVTDTEYSLRIQCHFGSLFTTLFLGQDGQLLKIDTSLTPSYSFDGTETYVRAKIFESCGRKAWVQPVWRK